TTTTCAAAAATGTCCGTTAGCTTATGGCAGGGATCCCGTATCAGCACAGACCTCTAAGCCGCTTGATTGCCTCTTCCGTGTCTTCGGGCGAACCAAAGGCGGTCAGGCGCACATACCCTTCGCCGGAAGCGCCAAAGCCTGCGCCAGGTGTGCAGATCAGGGCAACCTGCAATAATCTGTCAAAGAATCCCCAGGAATCCGTATCACTGGGCACGCGCACCCATATATAGGGAGCGTTCACGCCGCCATACACGGAAAGGCCCATATCGCTCACGGCAGTGCGCAACATGTCGGCATTACGCTGATATCCTGCGATCACCCCCATGATTTCCTTGTGTCCCTGTTCGCTGTACACAGCCTCGGCCGCGCGCTGAACAATATAGGGGCAGCCGTTATATTTGGTGCACTGGCGGCGATTCCACAGCGCATTGAGGCTGACCTTGCCACCTTTGCCGTCGCTGATCTGCAAGGCCTTTGGCACCACGGTATAGGCGCAACGCAGACCGGTAAATCCGGCCGTTTTTGAGAAACTGCGAAACTCAACGGCCACTTCCTGCGCGCCCTCAAGCTCATAGATGCTGTGCGGCACATCAGCGTCAGTGATAAAGGCTTCATAGGCCGAATCATACATGATGACGCAGCCTTCACGCCGGGCATAGTCAACCCAGCCCTGCAAGGCCGCCCGTGAAAGCACCGTTCCGGTGGGGTTATTGGGATAGCAAAGGTAGATCAGATCCGGCCGCACCTTGGGAAAGTCAGGCACAAAGTCGTTTTCTTTCACGCACGGCAGATAGACAATGTTGCTCCACTGCTTGCCTTCCATCTCCCCGGAACGCCCAGCCATCACATTAGAGTCTACATAGACGGGGTACACGGGGTCTGTGACAGCCACAAGGCTGTCTTGGGCAAAAAGCTCCTGAAAATTGCCCACATCGGGCTTGGCCCCGTCGCTGACAAAAACCTCATCGGCACTCAGGTTCACGCCTCGGGCCTTGTAGTCATACTCAACAATAATGTCGCGCAAAAAGGCATACCCCTGCTCGGGCCCGTAACCATGAAAATGCGCGGCATCGCCCATTTCATCCACAGCCGTGTGCAGCGCGTTGATAACGGCAGGCACAAGGGGGCGCGTAACGTCGCCAATACCCAGACTGATGACGCGCTTGTCGGGGTTCGCCTCCTTGAAGGCAGCCACCTTGCGGGCAATGTCGGCAAAAAGGTAGTTGCTTTGCAACTTGAGAAAATTGCTATTTACGATAGTCATTTATGGCCCCTGTGATCAGATATAATATTCTCCGGCAAAGACGGTTACTGCTCCGCCGGTCATGTGCACATGGTTGCTGTTTTCATCCCAATGGATTTTCAGCGTTCCGCCCTTGAGTTCCACCTCCACGTCGCGCCCGGTATAACCATTGAGCACGCAGGCCACAGCAACGGCGCACGCGCCTGTACCGCAGGCCAGCGTTTCTCCCGCGCCGCGCTCCCATACACGCATACGCACCTTGGTGGATGAAATAACCTCGACAAATTCCGTGTTCGTGCGCTTGGGGAACAGGGGGTGGTGTTCAAAATCCGGCCCCATGCGGGGCAAATCCAGATCATCAATGCCCTTCATGAATATAACGGCATGCGGGTTGCCCATGGACACGGCGGTGATTTCATACAACTGGCCGTTCACATCCACAGGATGAGCCACAAAGCGCTGCTGGCCGCCGTCTGGCGATGCCTCTGTAAGCACGGGGATTCTTGAAGGGGTCAGTTCGGGTTCGCCCATGTCAACAGTAGCGCCGCAGACTTCGCCAGCCTCAAACAGCAGACGCACAACCTTCACGCCAGCGCCTGTCTCGACCGTGATTACGTCTTTAACCTGAATGCCGTGGTCGTATACGTATTTGCCAACACAACGCACTGCATTTCCGCACATTTCCGCCTCAGACCCGTCAGCATTGAACATGCGCATGCGAACATCGGCTGATGCCGAGGGTAAAATAAGCACAAGTCCGTCCGAACCAACGCCAAAATTGCGGTTACTAATTTTCCGGGCGAGCTCGCCAGGACTGTCAACGCGCTCTTCAAAGCCATTGACATAGACATAATCATTGCCGATGCCCTGCATCTTCGTAAAGCGCAATGCCGCAGCCATATATTTCTCCTTTCCTGTCAAATCAAAAGCGTACACGCCTCAAGAAAACATTTTTGACTATATATTGAATAACTAAATTATTCTGAATCAAAATAAAAGTAAATATGGGGCTTACGACGCCACATGAAAAAGGTGGAGAGCCGCCAGACTCTCCACCTTGTGGCCACCGGCCTTCGCCGTCCGTTGCGGCGAACGGCGAGGCCCGTGGCTCCCTGCGGCTTGCCGCAGAGGCCGATGACAGGGAGACCACCTTCCCCCCCGGGATGAGACTCCTGTCATCAACTTTCTGGAAATGCGCTACGCGTCATTGTCCTCCGTGCGGTTGAACGGTATGAGACGCTCACTGTTCATCAACACTGATGTCTAGTGCACCCACAGCAGTTCTTCGTACTTGGGCAGCACCCACAAGGTGTCGTCCACGATGCCTTCAAGGGCATCGGCATGCTCGCGACATTTGTGCATGGCCGTAAGGATGCAATCACGCGCGGCCTTGGCTTCTTCAAGCGCACCCTCAACTTTGTGAGTTTTGGCAATGGCCGCTTCCAATTCAACAACGCCCTGTTGCAGAGCCACAATATGACCCCGCAGGGTGTTGAAGTTCACCTCTTCGGCAGCAGCGCCCTTTTCACCAAGCACGGCACGGGTTTTGAGCACCGCGTCAGCGGCGATGACCTGGGCCGCAAGGCACTGGGGCAGTACTGAGGTGCGCAGCATGTCAAGCATGAGGTTGCCCTCAATGCAGATGGTTTTGCAGTAGTTTTCAAACAGGATTTCCTGACGCGACAGAATTTCGCGTTCAGTAAGGATGCCGTGACGCAAGAAAACATTCATGACTTCCGGATCACTGTAGTGCTCCAGAGCCGTGACGGTATTGTTATGGTTGGGAAGGCCGCGACGGGCAGCTTCCTCAGCCCAGGATTCGGCATAGCCGTTGCCGTTGAATACCACAGGCATATGTTCCTTAAAGAGACGGGGCAGCAGTTCCTGCAGGGCGGTGTTCAAATCCGTGCCTGCAGAAATGGAAGCCTCGAGCTCGGTGGCAATGTCGTCCAGGGCGCAGGCCACTGCGGCATTGAGCACAATGTTCACGGGCGCTACGGACTGTGAAGAGCCAACCGCGCGGAACTCGAACTTGTTGCCGGTGAAGGCAAAGGGGCTGGTACGGTTGCGGTCGGAAAGATCCACGGGCAGGGGCGGCAGGGTTGACACGCCGACTTCCATAACGCCGCTTTTCTTGTTTTTGGAACCGCGCCCATTGATTATGCCCTCAAGCACGTCAGTCAACTGCTCGCCCAGGTACACGGACAAGATAGCCGGCGGCGCTTCGTTGGCGCCAAGGCGATGGTCGTTGCCCGCCCCCACAGTTCCGAGACGCAGCGCCGTGCTGTGCTTGTGCACCGCACGCAGGACAGCGGCCAGAAAGACCAGGAACTGCGCATTGTCCTGAGGGGTCGTGCCGGGGTTGAGCAGGTTCTGGCCTTCGGAGTCTCCCATGGACCAGTTATTGTGCTTGCCGCTGCCGTTGACGCCCGCAAAGGGTTTTTCATGCAACAGGCAGATAAAACCATGCCTGCCCGCCAAATGACGCATCATGTTCATGGCAAGCATGTTATGATCGCAGGCGATATTTGCCTCTTCATACACGGGCGCAAGCTCGAACTGACCGGGGGCCACTTCGTTGTGCCTGGTTTTGGCGGGAATCCCCAGAGCCAGCAACTCTTTTTCCACGTCCTGCATGAAGCTCATGACACGACCGGGAATGGCGCCGAAGTAGTGGTCTTCCATTTCCTGGCCCTTGGGAGAAGGCGCGCCCAGCAGGGTACGGCCTGCCAACATCAGATCAGGGCGCAGAGCCGCAAGGTTCTTGTCCACCAGAAAGTACTCTTGTTCCGGGCCCACCATGGCCCGCACGTAGGTGGCCGACTGGTTGCCGAACAGACGCAGAACGCGCAGCGCCTGCCTGGACAGAGCCGAGATGGAGCGCAACAGAGGAATCTTGCGGTCCAGGGCTTCGCCGGAATACGAATAGAAGTAGGTGGGAATGTGCAGCGTGGCCCCGTAAGGAGCGGGAATTATGAACACGGGAACAGAAGGATCCCACGCGGTGTAGCCACGGGCCTCAAAGGTTGAACGGATGCCGCCGGACGGGAAGGAAGACGCGTCAGGCTCGCCGCTGATAAGCATCTTGCCTGAAAACTCGCTGATAACCTGACCATCGGACGTGGGCGACAAAAAAGCGTCGTGCTTTTCAGCCGTAAGACCGGTCATGGGGTGGAACCAGTGCGTGTAGTGGGTTGCGCCATTTTCGATGGCCCAGTCTTTCATGGCATTGGCCACGACATCGGCGATCTCGGGGTTCAGGCGTTCACCTTCGCGAATGGTCTTGGCCAGCTTGCGGTAGACGTCCTTGGGCAGGCGCTTGCGCATGGTGGCGAGGCCGAATACGTAGCGGCCAAAACCTTCTTCAGCGCCGCACCCAAGTTCATCCTTACTGGAAGGCATGACAGGGGCGGTGTTTATAGCCTTGAACAAAGCCTTTTTACGGGGGGAACTCATACGTCTTCTCCTTTATCCTTTAAACAAAAGTTTGTGTCATTGGGGGGGCAACTCTTACAGAGCCGCATCGCCACGTTCGCCCGTACGGATGCGAATGGCATCCTCCACATCGCTGATGAAAATCTTGCCGTCGCCAACCTGGCCTGTTCTGGCCGTGGTCATTACCGCATTGAGCACAGACTCCAGCATGTCCTCATGCAGTACGATTTCAACTTTTACCTTAGGGAGGCAGTCCACTTGCATGATGTTCCCCCTGTACACTTCTGTATGCCCGCGCTGGCGTCCAAAACCCTTGATTTCAGTGTAGTTGAGGCCATGGATTCCCAGTTCAGAAAGCATATCCCTGACTTTTTCAAACATACCGGGCCGGATGATAATTTCGAGCTTTTTCATGCTGTTGTTCCTTTTTTCGGCAAGCCTTACATATTGTAGCCGCGTTCGTTATGTTCGCCGAGATCAAGGCCCGTAAATTCTTCTTCAGGCGCGATGCGCAGGCCGACGATAGCGTTCACGACATAAAGGATTACGCGAGTGGCAATGTACACAAATACCCAGGTACCGATGATGGAGACAACTTGGATCCATGCCTGACGAGGATTGCCGTAGAAGAGTCCATCCACATTATTGATGGCGGCGCTGGCGAAAAGCCCGGTTGCAAGAGCGCCCCATGTGCCTCCAAGACCGTGAATGCCGACCACGTCAAGGGCATCGTCATAGCCAAGCTTGCCCTTCATGAACACGCCGCCGTAGCAGACAAGACCACCAACGAACCCGATAAGCATGGCGGGCAGAATTTCAACATACCCCGCGCCAGGTGTAATGGCTACCAGCCCGGCCAGCGCGCCCGATATTGCGCCGAGGCTCGTGGGCTTGCCAGTGTGCTTCCATTCGATGAGCATCCAGCCGAGAATACCGCAAGCAGAGGCCATATGTGTCGTCACCAGGGCCTGTCCGGCAAGGGCGCCGGCGGCCAGGGCGCTGCCCGCATTGAAACCGAACCAGCCGAACCAGAGGATACCGCCGCCAAGCAGGGTCAGGGGAAGACTGTGAGGGCTGTGCTGCGTTCCAGTGGACAACCGCGGTCCAAGAGCCTGCGCGCAGGCCAGGGCCGCAGCGCCGGAAGACATGTGCACAACCGCGCCGCCCGCGAAGTCAAGAGCGCCCATGGAGCCCATCCAGCCGCCGCCCCACACCCAGTGAGCCATGGGTGAGTATACGCATATGAGCCAAAGTCCGGAAAAAAGGAGCATGGCGGAAAAACGCATGCGTTCAGCGTAGGCGCCTGAAATCAGGGCAACGGTAAGTACCGCGAACATGCACTGAAACCCCATGAAAACAGTGTGCGGCAGTTGAGGGGCCATGGGGGCGGATTCACCGCCGACGCCCTTCAGAAAGAGATAATTGAGATTGCCGATCAGTCCGCCCACGTCATCGCCAAAAGCCAGGGTGTACCCCACAAAGGCCCACAGGACAGAGATAAGTCCCAAACAGGCATAGCTGTGCATATTCGTGGAAAGTACATTGCGTGCGCGAACCAAACCACCGTAAAAAAGGGCCAGAGCCGGGGTCATTAACATGACCATAGTGGCGCAGATAATGATAAATGCGGTATCTGAGGCGTTCATACGGGCATCCTTGATCTTTACGGCCAACCTTGCCGCATCGCGTGAAAATCTTCAGTTGATGCAGCATCGGCGTACCGTGTTGACTGAACCTCTTCGACGGATCGGCGCCAGATCCGTCACAACGACACACTGTCGTTGCCAGTACATACCCACTTAGGCATTATCCATGCCAAAGGCGAAAACCACCTGCGCATCTTAAACTAACATGCTAATATTAATTAATATTTTTTCCATGTCTATGACCTTCCTCCTCACGACCTCTCACTTTGCCTTTTATTTTTTTACAATTTTGTAGAAAAATTTTATCGACAGTCGGAGGGCCACGGGCTTCAAAAGAGATGCTTTAATAAAATTCAATTATATCACATAAATATATTATTTTTTTAAAAATATACGTTTTTGTAGATTCATGTATGAAAAAGAGCGAATTCAGCCCAAGAAAAGCGATAAGCCTGAAGCAGCAAGCTGTTTCAGGCTTATCAAGTATGTGCGCACGATGGCCAAATAAAATTACAAAAACGTAGATTTTTCGGCAGAGGTCCTTTGCGCTGATTCCTCACAGCAGGGGAAAAAATACGGCAAAATTCATGTAACAGCGCATTTTTATATAAAAAATATCAAAATATGCAAGCAGCCAAAGGCGTTGCCGCAAGTATTTTACAGGCGCTCCCGCTTAAGCCGGAACTCCTTGTAATTGATGCCATATTTTTTCATGCGCAAGGCCATTATCCTTTCAGTCAGCCCAAGACTGGCGGCGGCCTTTCCCATCTGGCCCTGGCTGAACTCAAGAGCTTCCACAATGGAGGCGCGCTCCAGCTCGTCCAGCTGATCCTGCAAGCTGCCGGAGAATCCCGGCCGCAGGGTACACACATTTTCTCCATTTACAGTGGTGCAGTGGGCACCGTGCAAAGCGGGCGGCAAGTGCTGGGGCAGCACCAAGCCTTCACGGCCAAGAAGAAGCACTGCCCGCTCCATTACGTTTTCCAGTTCACGGATATTGCCCGGCCAGGCATAGCGTTGCAGCATATCCATGACGGCCAGGGAAAGGCGCACATTTTCACGTCCATTGGTCTGCGCGAACTTTTTGATGAAGTGGTTGGCAAGAGGCAGAATATCCTCTGGACGGCCACGCAGCGGAGGAAGATATATGGGAAAAACATTGAGGCGATAAAAGAGGTCCCGGCGGAACGTTTCCTGATTGACCATATGTTCAAGATTTCGGTTGGTTGCGGTAATGAAACGCACATCAACATAATGTGTTTCCATACCGCCCAGACGTTCAAAAGCTCTTTCCTGCAAAACCCGCAGAAGTTTGGCCTGCGTCATGAGCGAAAGTTCGCCGACTTCATCCAGAAACAGCGTGCCGCCGTTGGCCAGTTCAAAGCGGCCCTTGCGGGTTGCATTGGCCCCTGTGAACGCGCCGCGCTCGTGCCCGAAGAGTTCGCTTTCGATAAGGCTTTCAGGCAAGGCCGCGCAGTTGAGCGAAATAAAGGGCTTGTTGGCGCGTGCGCTGCCAACGTGTATGGCCCGTGCCGCCAATTCCTTGCCAGTACCTGATTCGCCTTGCAAAAAAACCGTTGTAGCTGATGGCGCAACCTGAGCTATCTGCGCATAAACCTTTTGCATTCCTTCTGAATTTCCGACAAATCCCCTGGGGCGTAATGGCGATGAGGTCTCTTCATCCATTCTTCCCTGAGTTTCCAGGGCAGAATGCCCCAACAGGGTGGAGACAATAGTCAAAAGGCGCATTTCATCTTCAAGCGTTGCATCATCCACCAGCAAATGGTCCACAGACAGCGCGCCCACCACCTGATCGTTGAGCCGTATGGGAACGCAGAGGAAGGATATTCCTTCTTTGCCCAAGTCCCGTGAGCGGGTGCGGTTAAGAAAAAGCGGTTCTTCAGACACATTGGAAATATACATGGGGCGGCCACTTTCAATAACCCGGCCCGTGATCCCCTCGCCGCGCACGTAACGGCCGCGACGCAGTTCGGCGGGCTTGAGGCCATAGGCCGCTTCAGTCCGTATTTCACCAGTATGTGGAGATATGAGCGTGATGGCGCCGCGCATCATATGCAGATGGCCCGCCATTAGCATAAGAGCCTTATTCAGCGCCTGTACAAGGTCTGTGGTGGTATTCACCACCTCGGCGAGATCATAGAGCAGTTTGAGTTGCTGCTCATGGTGGTCGCCCGCAGGACTAGAAAGAGAAAGCGATTGTCTGGCGCTTTCTTGGGGGGAAGGAGTGGTCTTGCTCATATGCCAAATATACTCCACCAATGCCGGCCATGCAATTGGCCAAAGGAGGGGGCGAAACTGCTCCACCCCGGAACACCAGGGGACACCCTGCCAAAAAACCTAAAAAAGGGCTGAACATGACGATCAGCCCTTTTAGCCGCTACACAGCCTTCATATGGCAATTCTTTGCCAGCTAGGCATTTGCCCTTCCGATGCAGAAATAGGCAAAACCATGAGCAGCCATCGTGGCCGGTGAATACAGGTTGCGCCCGTCAAAAAGCAGAGGCGCGGTCAACAGGGCGCGAACTTTTGCAAAATCCGGGTTGCGGAACTGGTTCCATTCGGTCACGACCATCAGCGCCTGCGCGCCCTGGCAGGCCGCATACTGGTCGTCCACAATTTCCACCAGCTTGTTATCGGCAAAAATCGCGCGGGCATTGTCGGCGGCGACGGGGTCAAAAGCCCTGATTTTCATCCCGTGGGATGTCAGTTCGTTGATGATGGTAATGGCGGCTGCTTCGCGCATATCATCGGTATTTGCCTTGAAGGCCAGCCCCCACATGGCCAGGGTCTTGCCCGCCACGCCGCCCTGAGGGGCAAAATATTCTTCAACGCGGTTGGCCATGTATTTTTTCTGCCGGGCGTTCACAGCTTCCACGGCATTGAGCAGTTCCGGCCTTACGCCCGCATTTTCAGCAGTACGGATAAGCGCCTTCACATCCTTGGGAAAGCACGAACCGCCATACCCTACGCCGGGATATATGAACTGGTAGCCGATGCGGGAATCTGATCCGATGCCGGTGCGCACATCACGCACGTCCGCCCCGACCTGGGTGCAAATAGTAGCAATTTCATTGATGAATGAAATTTTTGTGGCCAGCATGCAGTTGGCGGCATACTTGGTCATTTCAGCGCTGCGCACGCCCATGACAATAATTTTGTCGCGGGTGCGGGCAAAAGGCGCGTAAAGTTCGCGCATAAGCGCGGCGGCTTTTTCCGAATTTGTGCCAATGACCACGCGGTCGGGCTTCATGAAATCAGAAATGGCGTCGCCCTCTTTCAGAAACTCGGGGTTTGAAACCACGTCCACATGCAGATCAACGCCACGCTTGGTCAGTTCTTTTTCAATAAGGCCGCGCACCTCGTCCGCCGTGCCCACCGGCACCGTGGATTTGTCCACAACGACCATGTTTTTCTGCATATGCTGGCCGATCTCGCTGGCCACCTGGCGAACATAGCTCAGATCGCAGGAACCATCGGGCTGCGGCGGCGTGCCCACGCAAATAAACGCGCAATCGGCTTCTGCAATGCCTTCCGCAAGCGCGGTGGTGAACGTCAGTCGGCCATCGGCACGGCTATGTCGCACCATGGGTTCAAGGCCGGGTTCAAAAATATGCACATAACCGGCGTTCAGTTTGTCCACGACAGCCGGGTTAACATCAACGCAGCTCACGGTATTGCCCATTTCAGCGAAGCAGGCGGCACTTACCAGGCCCACATAGCCGGTGCCGATAATGCACAATTTCATGTAGTGTTCTCCCTGTATTCAAAACAGGCCGCACCCTTGACGTCATAACCGGGAACGGGTCAAAATGGTTCGTCGAATGGCTGAATATACGATATTTTTTTTCATTGAGCAACCAGACCTCCTGAGTCAAAAGTCCCGGGGCACTTACCTTTGCGCAGCAATGGGGATAAAATGATAGTAGGCATGGGCATCGACATCGTTGATCTTGCCCGCATAGAAAAAAGTCTTGGCCGCTTTGGTCTGCGTTTTGCCGAAAAGATTCTGGGGCCTGAAGAATTGGCTGGCATGCCGGATCATCCGCTCAATTACGTGGCCGGACGTTTTGCCGCCAAAGAGGCAGCCGTCAAGGCTCTGGGCACGGGATTCAGCCAGGGCATCGGGCCGGTTCAGGTTGAGACTGTTTCCGGCCCAGGCGGCAAGCCGCACTTGCTGCTGCACGGCAAGGCATTGCAACAGGCCCAGGCCATGGGCGTTACCCGCTGCCACGTATCCATCAGCCATGACCGCGCTTCGGCTGTGGCCGTGGTGGTTCTGGAGAGCTAATGAGTTATTCATCCACGTCCCGCTTTCTCTTGCCTCCCCTGCCTTTTCCTCAGGAGATTCGCGCCTGGGATAAGGGCGCGGAGGCTCTTGGACTACCTGAAATGCTCTTGATGGAAAACGCCGCGCGTGAGGCTTTTGTCGTTTTGCTCCGCCATTGCCCTGATATTGCCGGCAAAACTGTCTGGTTATTTATGGGAAACGGCAATAACGGGGGCGATGCCGTCTGCCTTGCGCGCTACCTCCTTGACGCGGGCGCGCACCCTCTAGTGCTGCACACAAAAGCGCAAAGCCAGCACAAAGGGGCCAGCGCCCGACACATGAAGGTGGCCAAGGCCTCTGGCGTGCCTTTTTACCAACTGCGGTTCAGACAGAACCGCTGGAACCTGCCGCATGATGATCTGCCGCACCTGATTGTTGACGGCCTGCTCGGCACCGGCTTTCGCGGGCCACTGCGTGCGGACGCCCTATCCCTTGTTGAAGCCATAAATGCACTCGCGCCAGGGCGTTTGGTCATGTCCCTGGACATCCCTTCCGGGCTGGACGCCTGCACGGGCAATCCCATGCCCCTTGCGGTACGGGCAACATGCACGGTCTGCTTTGCGGCAGGAAAACCCGGCCTGGCCCTGCCCTGGAGCCGACAATGGACGGGCTCCGTGCATGTGCGCGATATCGGCATACCCACAAGGGTGCGCGATGGCGCGCACTGTTCCGGTTACCTGCTTGACGGGCACTGTCTTGCGCCCCTTGCCTTGCCGTCCGGCCTGCCTGAGAACAGCTTTAAAAACACTTTCGGCCATATCCTGATTCTGGGGGGCGCGCCTGGCTACGAAGGCGCAGCCCACCTTGCCGCCCGCGCGGCTCTGCGCACTGGCGCGGGACTGGTGACCGTGGCCGCGCCCTCTGACGCCATCGCCGACATCAAATGCGGCTGGCCTGAAATCATGACGCTGGCTCTGGAGAACACAGGACCCCACTGGCCGTCTGACATTTCAACGAGACTTCACTCCTTAATAGAAAGCTGCACCGCCCTGGTCATCGGCCCGGGAATGGGACGTGGCAAAGACGCCGCGAAATTTCTGCATGCCCTGCTGGAAGCGCAACGGCCGCCGACTGTTTTTGATGCCGATGCCCTGGCCCTGCTCTCGTACGAACCCAGGCTGCTGGATAAAATCCGCAAAGAAGATGTTCTTACGCCGCACCCAGGCGAGGCGGGCATGCTTCTTGGCGAATCGGCCCAGT
This DNA window, taken from Desulfovibrio sp. 86, encodes the following:
- a CDS encoding P-II family nitrogen regulator gives rise to the protein MKKLEIIIRPGMFEKVRDMLSELGIHGLNYTEIKGFGRQRGHTEVYRGNIMQVDCLPKVKVEIVLHEDMLESVLNAVMTTARTGQVGDGKIFISDVEDAIRIRTGERGDAAL
- a CDS encoding LL-diaminopimelate aminotransferase codes for the protein MTIVNSNFLKLQSNYLFADIARKVAAFKEANPDKRVISLGIGDVTRPLVPAVINALHTAVDEMGDAAHFHGYGPEQGYAFLRDIIVEYDYKARGVNLSADEVFVSDGAKPDVGNFQELFAQDSLVAVTDPVYPVYVDSNVMAGRSGEMEGKQWSNIVYLPCVKENDFVPDFPKVRPDLIYLCYPNNPTGTVLSRAALQGWVDYARREGCVIMYDSAYEAFITDADVPHSIYELEGAQEVAVEFRSFSKTAGFTGLRCAYTVVPKALQISDGKGGKVSLNALWNRRQCTKYNGCPYIVQRAAEAVYSEQGHKEIMGVIAGYQRNADMLRTAVSDMGLSVYGGVNAPYIWVRVPSDTDSWGFFDRLLQVALICTPGAGFGASGEGYVRLTAFGSPEDTEEAIKRLRGLC
- a CDS encoding ammonium transporter; the encoded protein is MNASDTAFIIICATMVMLMTPALALFYGGLVRARNVLSTNMHSYACLGLISVLWAFVGYTLAFGDDVGGLIGNLNYLFLKGVGGESAPMAPQLPHTVFMGFQCMFAVLTVALISGAYAERMRFSAMLLFSGLWLICVYSPMAHWVWGGGWMGSMGALDFAGGAVVHMSSGAAALACAQALGPRLSTGTQHSPHSLPLTLLGGGILWFGWFGFNAGSALAAGALAGQALVTTHMASACGILGWMLIEWKHTGKPTSLGAISGALAGLVAITPGAGYVEILPAMLIGFVGGLVCYGGVFMKGKLGYDDALDVVGIHGLGGTWGALATGLFASAAINNVDGLFYGNPRQAWIQVVSIIGTWVFVYIATRVILYVVNAIVGLRIAPEEEFTGLDLGEHNERGYNM
- a CDS encoding NAD(P)H-hydrate dehydratase; translated protein: MSYSSTSRFLLPPLPFPQEIRAWDKGAEALGLPEMLLMENAAREAFVVLLRHCPDIAGKTVWLFMGNGNNGGDAVCLARYLLDAGAHPLVLHTKAQSQHKGASARHMKVAKASGVPFYQLRFRQNRWNLPHDDLPHLIVDGLLGTGFRGPLRADALSLVEAINALAPGRLVMSLDIPSGLDACTGNPMPLAVRATCTVCFAAGKPGLALPWSRQWTGSVHVRDIGIPTRVRDGAHCSGYLLDGHCLAPLALPSGLPENSFKNTFGHILILGGAPGYEGAAHLAARAALRTGAGLVTVAAPSDAIADIKCGWPEIMTLALENTGPHWPSDISTRLHSLIESCTALVIGPGMGRGKDAAKFLHALLEAQRPPTVFDADALALLSYEPRLLDKIRKEDVLTPHPGEAGMLLGESAQSVQGDRWAALDKLCAASCGVTVLKGAGTMVRQLSGPTLICPYDVPQLAVGGSGDVLAGCIGGLLASRAGILREHSAALPWDCHPSLLAAGMGVALHALAGRSLAVQWPLRGNTPTATADALPHVLHTIQQDQEDTFAWPR
- the dapF gene encoding diaminopimelate epimerase; translated protein: MAAALRFTKMQGIGNDYVYVNGFEERVDSPGELARKISNRNFGVGSDGLVLILPSASADVRMRMFNADGSEAEMCGNAVRCVGKYVYDHGIQVKDVITVETGAGVKVVRLLFEAGEVCGATVDMGEPELTPSRIPVLTEASPDGGQQRFVAHPVDVNGQLYEITAVSMGNPHAVIFMKGIDDLDLPRMGPDFEHHPLFPKRTNTEFVEVISSTKVRMRVWERGAGETLACGTGACAVAVACVLNGYTGRDVEVELKGGTLKIHWDENSNHVHMTGGAVTVFAGEYYI
- a CDS encoding sigma-54 interaction domain-containing protein gives rise to the protein MSKTTPSPQESARQSLSLSSPAGDHHEQQLKLLYDLAEVVNTTTDLVQALNKALMLMAGHLHMMRGAITLISPHTGEIRTEAAYGLKPAELRRGRYVRGEGITGRVIESGRPMYISNVSEEPLFLNRTRSRDLGKEGISFLCVPIRLNDQVVGALSVDHLLVDDATLEDEMRLLTIVSTLLGHSALETQGRMDEETSSPLRPRGFVGNSEGMQKVYAQIAQVAPSATTVFLQGESGTGKELAARAIHVGSARANKPFISLNCAALPESLIESELFGHERGAFTGANATRKGRFELANGGTLFLDEVGELSLMTQAKLLRVLQERAFERLGGMETHYVDVRFITATNRNLEHMVNQETFRRDLFYRLNVFPIYLPPLRGRPEDILPLANHFIKKFAQTNGRENVRLSLAVMDMLQRYAWPGNIRELENVMERAVLLLGREGLVLPQHLPPALHGAHCTTVNGENVCTLRPGFSGSLQDQLDELERASIVEALEFSQGQMGKAAASLGLTERIMALRMKKYGINYKEFRLKRERL
- a CDS encoding holo-[acyl-carrier-protein] synthase — its product is MIVGMGIDIVDLARIEKSLGRFGLRFAEKILGPEELAGMPDHPLNYVAGRFAAKEAAVKALGTGFSQGIGPVQVETVSGPGGKPHLLLHGKALQQAQAMGVTRCHVSISHDRASAVAVVVLES
- a CDS encoding UDP-glucose dehydrogenase family protein, which codes for MKLCIIGTGYVGLVSAACFAEMGNTVSCVDVNPAVVDKLNAGYVHIFEPGLEPMVRHSRADGRLTFTTALAEGIAEADCAFICVGTPPQPDGSCDLSYVRQVASEIGQHMQKNMVVVDKSTVPVGTADEVRGLIEKELTKRGVDLHVDVVSNPEFLKEGDAISDFMKPDRVVIGTNSEKAAALMRELYAPFARTRDKIIVMGVRSAEMTKYAANCMLATKISFINEIATICTQVGADVRDVRTGIGSDSRIGYQFIYPGVGYGGSCFPKDVKALIRTAENAGVRPELLNAVEAVNARQKKYMANRVEEYFAPQGGVAGKTLAMWGLAFKANTDDMREAAAITIINELTSHGMKIRAFDPVAADNARAIFADNKLVEIVDDQYAACQGAQALMVVTEWNQFRNPDFAKVRALLTAPLLFDGRNLYSPATMAAHGFAYFCIGRANA
- a CDS encoding glutamine synthetase III family protein, which encodes MSSPRKKALFKAINTAPVMPSSKDELGCGAEEGFGRYVFGLATMRKRLPKDVYRKLAKTIREGERLNPEIADVVANAMKDWAIENGATHYTHWFHPMTGLTAEKHDAFLSPTSDGQVISEFSGKMLISGEPDASSFPSGGIRSTFEARGYTAWDPSVPVFIIPAPYGATLHIPTYFYSYSGEALDRKIPLLRSISALSRQALRVLRLFGNQSATYVRAMVGPEQEYFLVDKNLAALRPDLMLAGRTLLGAPSPKGQEMEDHYFGAIPGRVMSFMQDVEKELLALGIPAKTRHNEVAPGQFELAPVYEEANIACDHNMLAMNMMRHLAGRHGFICLLHEKPFAGVNGSGKHNNWSMGDSEGQNLLNPGTTPQDNAQFLVFLAAVLRAVHKHSTALRLGTVGAGNDHRLGANEAPPAILSVYLGEQLTDVLEGIINGRGSKNKKSGVMEVGVSTLPPLPVDLSDRNRTSPFAFTGNKFEFRAVGSSQSVAPVNIVLNAAVACALDDIATELEASISAGTDLNTALQELLPRLFKEHMPVVFNGNGYAESWAEEAARRGLPNHNNTVTALEHYSDPEVMNVFLRHGILTEREILSRQEILFENYCKTICIEGNLMLDMLRTSVLPQCLAAQVIAADAVLKTRAVLGEKGAAAEEVNFNTLRGHIVALQQGVVELEAAIAKTHKVEGALEEAKAARDCILTAMHKCREHADALEGIVDDTLWVLPKYEELLWVH